CTGGTCGGCTCGCTCCAGCGCGTCCTGCCCGACGATGATGACGAGGTCGATGAAATCGGCTCGCTCAGCCAGTCGGCCGAGGCCCTCCGCATCACCGCCGCCGCGCCGGTGCGCAACACCTCGATCGGCGGCGACTACGACGGTTGAGGCCGGCGGTTACCGCAGAAACAAAAAGGGCTCCGGAGTTTCCTCCGGAGCCCTTTTTCTTGGCTGGTATCGAGCGGGGCTCAGACGCCCTGCGGCGAGGTGTCGCCCGAGAAGCGCTTGCCGGCCTTGGGGATCGCTGACCCGCGCACCGGAGCAGCCGCCGACGGACCGTTCGGCCGGTCCGGCCGTTCGAGCTTGCCGTTGTCGAGCAGTTCCTTGATGTCATCGCCGCTCAGCGTCTCGAACTCAAGCATGGCATTGGCCAGCAAGTGCAGCTTTTCCTCGTTCTCCTTGAGGATGTCGGTCGCACGCGCGTGAGCGCCGTCGACCAGGCCGCGGATCTCGGTGTCGATCAGCTTGTTTGTCTCGTCAGAGGCGAATAGCCGGGCCGAGCCGCCCATGCCGAGATAGCCTTCCTGCTGCTCTTCATACTGCAGCGGGCCGAGCTTGTCCGACATGCCCCACTTGGTGACCATGTTGCGCGCCAGGCTGGTGGCGTACTGGATGTCCGACGAGGCGCCCGACGAGACCTTGTCGTGGCCGAAGATCAACTCCTCGGCGACACGGCCGCCCATCGAGACCGACAGGTTCGCGTGCATCTTGTCGCGGTGGTATGAATAGGAGTCGCGCTCGGGCAGGCGCATGACCATGCCGAGGGCGCGGCCGCGCGGGATGATCGTCGCCTTGTGGATCGGGTCCGAGGCCGGCTCGTTGACCGAGACGATGGCATGGCCCGCTTCGTGATAAGCGGTCATCTTCTTCTCGTCCTCGGTCATGACCATCGAGCGGCGCTCGGCGCCCATCATGACCTTGTCCTTGGCGTCCTCGAACTCCTGCATGGCGACGAGGCGCTTGTTGCGGCGCGCGGCGAGCAGGGCGGCCTCGTTGACCAGGTTGGCGAGATCGGCGCCGGAGAAGCCCGGCGTGCCGCGCGCGATGACGCGCGGGTTGACGTCGGGCGCCAGCGGCACCTTCTTCATGTGGACCGAAAGGATCTTCTCGCGGCCCTCGATGTCCGGGATCGGCACGACGACCTGGCGGTCGAAGCGGCCCGGGCGCAGCAGTGCGGGGTCGAGCACGTCCGGACGGTTGGTCGCGGCGATGATGATGATGCCTTCGTTGGCCTCGAAGCCGTCCATCTCGACCAGCAGCTGGTTCAGCGTCTGCTCGCGCTCGTCGTTCGAATTGCCGAGGCCGTGGCCGCGGTGGCGGCCGACCGCGTCGATTTCGTCGATGAAGACGATGCAGGGGGCGTTCTTCTTGGCCTGGTCGAACATGTCGCGGACGCGCGACGCACCGACGCCGACGAACATCTCGACGAAGTCCGAGCCCGAAATGGTGAAGAACGGCACGCCGGCTTCACCCGCGATGGCGCGGGCGAGCAGCGTCTTGCCGGTGCCGGGCGAACCGACCAGCAGCGCGCCCTTGGGGATCTGGCCGCCGAGCTTGGAGAAGCGCTGCGGATCGCGCAGGAATTCGACGATTTCCTCGAGCTCCTCGCGCGCTTCGTCGATGCCGGCGACGTCGTTGAAGGTGACGCGGCCCTGGCGTTCGGTCAGCAGCTTGGCCTTCGAC
The window above is part of the Novosphingobium sp. G106 genome. Proteins encoded here:
- the ftsH gene encoding ATP-dependent zinc metalloprotease FtsH, which translates into the protein MNDDQPNGNPWVKSLLVWGGIFLALLMVVSMFGARTDVGTSIRYSDFRAKVVEGTVSEVQIGEDRIVGKYRNGDSFSTTPIPNDTTLQPLLQQYNVKYAGKPKEEMGLMAYILVQALPFMLILGVAFFALRQVQKGGGSGAMGFGKSKAKLLTERQGRVTFNDVAGIDEAREELEEIVEFLRDPQRFSKLGGQIPKGALLVGSPGTGKTLLARAIAGEAGVPFFTISGSDFVEMFVGVGASRVRDMFDQAKKNAPCIVFIDEIDAVGRHRGHGLGNSNDEREQTLNQLLVEMDGFEANEGIIIIAATNRPDVLDPALLRPGRFDRQVVVPIPDIEGREKILSVHMKKVPLAPDVNPRVIARGTPGFSGADLANLVNEAALLAARRNKRLVAMQEFEDAKDKVMMGAERRSMVMTEDEKKMTAYHEAGHAIVSVNEPASDPIHKATIIPRGRALGMVMRLPERDSYSYHRDKMHANLSVSMGGRVAEELIFGHDKVSSGASSDIQYATSLARNMVTKWGMSDKLGPLQYEEQQEGYLGMGGSARLFASDETNKLIDTEIRGLVDGAHARATDILKENEEKLHLLANAMLEFETLSGDDIKELLDNGKLERPDRPNGPSAAAPVRGSAIPKAGKRFSGDTSPQGV